The proteins below are encoded in one region of Paenisporosarcina cavernae:
- a CDS encoding excisionase family DNA-binding protein, whose amino-acid sequence MYLTIEETAKKLGLPIEQVHSYVLNGKIKSVHDGENYLINHSQFDKHYEQLEKVKEMIDEWRNTPIPDDIDVKDED is encoded by the coding sequence ATGTATTTAACAATTGAAGAAACAGCAAAAAAGCTTGGTCTGCCGATCGAGCAAGTTCACTCGTATGTCTTAAACGGGAAAATTAAATCCGTTCACGACGGAGAGAATTATTTAATCAATCACAGCCAGTTTGACAAGCATTATGAACAGCTGGAAAAAGTGAAAGAAATGATTGATGAATGGCGGAATACACCGATTCCCGATGATATTGATGTTAAAGATGAAGATTAG
- a CDS encoding DMT family transporter, whose translation MKTSIAYFIVLLAAVLWGTTGTAQTFLPQSTHPLSIGALRMAIGGFTLLLYLLMTKKLDITSIPWKPALIAGICMALFQPLFFTSVRVTGIAVGTVVAIGSAPIFTGILERIFWKRKPNRKWVIATIMAILGCILLFSNKESVTVNPFGIGMSLVAGFAFALYTIVSKDVLAKLAPVSSVAVTFSISALFLSPFFLLFPIGWVVDGANFTTILYLGWMTTTLAYILFLTGLKHIPSSAAVTLSLGEPLTAALLSVFVVNETLSMVSWLGVGLLLGGIIVLTIQRKKPVREEGFSIS comes from the coding sequence ATGAAAACGTCTATCGCTTATTTCATTGTATTACTTGCTGCGGTCTTATGGGGAACAACTGGAACCGCACAGACTTTTTTACCTCAATCGACACATCCATTATCCATCGGGGCTCTAAGAATGGCAATTGGTGGTTTTACGTTACTCCTTTATTTACTTATGACAAAGAAACTAGATATAACGTCTATTCCGTGGAAACCTGCACTTATTGCGGGAATATGCATGGCCTTATTTCAACCATTGTTTTTCACGTCGGTACGCGTCACAGGTATAGCTGTTGGAACTGTTGTTGCAATAGGTAGTGCACCAATTTTCACGGGCATTCTGGAACGAATTTTTTGGAAGCGAAAGCCGAATCGAAAATGGGTCATCGCAACGATTATGGCAATACTTGGTTGCATACTTTTATTTTCCAATAAAGAATCAGTCACCGTGAATCCTTTCGGAATCGGTATGTCGCTAGTAGCGGGATTTGCATTTGCATTATATACGATCGTTAGTAAGGATGTGCTCGCAAAATTAGCACCTGTTTCCTCTGTTGCAGTGACATTTTCCATTAGTGCGCTCTTCCTTTCCCCGTTTTTCCTGTTATTTCCGATAGGGTGGGTGGTGGATGGGGCAAACTTCACAACGATACTGTATCTAGGATGGATGACGACGACCCTTGCGTATATTTTATTCCTAACAGGGTTAAAACACATTCCGTCCTCTGCGGCGGTGACACTTTCGTTAGGAGAACCCTTAACCGCTGCTCTTTTGAGCGTTTTTGTGGTGAATGAAACACTCAGCATGGTTTCGTGGCTCGGCGTCGGATTATTGCTAGGTGGCATAATCGTTCTCACCATTCAGCGGAAAAAACCTGTTCGTGAAGAAGGCTTTTCCATTTCTTAA
- a CDS encoding response regulator transcription factor, protein MSYTILVVDDDEEIRNGIEIYLKNDGYDVVKASNGKEAVQHLEQAEVHLIILDVMMPQMDGIQATFHIRTTFNVPIIMLSAKVEDSDKIHGLSVGADDYVTKPFHPLELMARVKSQLRRYTTLGNMEKVSNRLTIRGLELDEEAKEVTLDGVSLKLTPIEYKITELLMRHAGKVFSIHQIYELVWNEEAYNAENIVAVHIRKIREKMEVDPKNPQYIKVVWGVGYKIEK, encoded by the coding sequence ATGTCGTATACAATTTTAGTGGTAGATGACGATGAAGAAATCCGTAACGGGATTGAAATTTATTTGAAAAACGATGGCTATGATGTGGTGAAAGCGTCGAATGGGAAAGAAGCAGTCCAACATTTAGAGCAAGCCGAAGTCCATTTAATCATTTTAGATGTCATGATGCCTCAAATGGACGGGATTCAAGCAACATTTCATATTCGGACGACGTTCAATGTACCAATCATCATGTTAAGTGCGAAAGTAGAAGATAGCGATAAAATTCATGGGTTGTCCGTTGGAGCAGATGACTACGTGACAAAGCCTTTTCATCCGCTTGAACTAATGGCTCGTGTGAAATCGCAATTACGTCGATATACCACATTAGGAAATATGGAAAAAGTATCGAATCGTTTGACGATCCGTGGACTGGAATTGGACGAGGAAGCAAAAGAAGTAACACTTGATGGCGTTTCACTCAAGTTAACGCCAATTGAATATAAAATTACCGAGTTACTCATGCGTCATGCTGGCAAGGTATTTTCCATTCATCAAATTTACGAACTCGTTTGGAACGAAGAAGCCTATAACGCAGAAAATATAGTAGCTGTACATATACGGAAAATACGTGAAAAAATGGAAGTGGATCCGAAAAATCCACAGTATATTAAGGTGGTGTGGGGAGTTGGATACAAAATCGAAAAGTAA